The Brevibacterium atlanticum genome segment GGACACGGCCTTTCGGGCCCGATTCACGGTGACGATGATCATCCGCATGTCCGGTGCCGCGATCGATTCGGCGAAGGAAGAATCGTCGTCGCCGGCGTGCCACACGGCCATGCCTTCGGCCACCGACCGGCACGCCGAACCCGAACCCCGGCGGGCCAGGCGACTGAGGTCTCTGGAGTCGAGATCGAGGTCGAAGGCAGCGGCGGCCGCAGTCGCCAGAGCTGCGAACCCCGAAGCCGAGGAGGCCAGGCCCGCACCCGTGGGCACGGAGTTCCGGGAGCGGACGAGGACGCGGTCCTCGCGTCCGGCGAGTGCGCGGACGTGATCGAGGAAGACGGAGATGCGCGAGGTCTGACCCTCATCGGCCAGCGCACCGTCGAGTTCGAGGACATCAGTCTCGGCGTCGGGGGCGGGCGTGACCGTCGTCGTGGTCTCGAAGTGGTCGAGGGTCAGCGAGAGGCTGCCCGCGGCGGGCAGAATGAGGTCCTCATCGGCTTTGCCCCAATACTTGACCAGGGCGATGTTCGGGTAGGCCCGCGCCGTCGTCGCTCTCATGTCGGTCCGACCTCCGTCGTCCAGGTGCGTGGTGCTCCCGCGGCGCGCATCGCGTCCGCAAGCTCCTCGGCTGCTTCGTCGCCGTCGGCCAGAGCCAGCACGCAGCCGCCGAGTCCGCCGCCGGTGAGTTTGGCGCCCCTGGCTCCGGCCGCGGTGGCGGCGTCGACGAGGGAGTCGAGCGTCGGGGTCGAGACGCCGAGGTGGCCGAGCAGCTCGTGCGCCTCGAGCATATGACGGCCGATCGTCACCCGATCACCGGCGCGGATGTCGTCGACGGCGGCCTCGCTGAGCGCGGCGAGCCGGTCGATCATCGCACCGACGCGCACCGGATCGGCGTCGTGTCGGGCCCGGACCCCGCCCACGGCCTGCGCGGTCGAACCGGGGCGACCGGAATCGGCGAGGACGAAGACGAGCGGTGAGCCGACCTCGATGGGACGGGCGGAGTGGTTCTGGAACCGGATCGGCCAATCGGCGGCCACCGCCCAGGCATCGATGCCGCTGGGCCGCCCGTGGGCGACGGTCTCGGCGGTCTGGACGATTCCGTGGAGCGCGGCGGCATCGAGTTCGACCCCGCGCAGATCCGCGACGGCACGTGCGATGGCGGTGGCCACGGCGGCCGAGGAGCCCAAGCCTCGGCTGTGGGGAATGCCGCTGCGGATGCGCAGCTCGACGACCGGGTGCGCCTCGGCGTGTGCGTCGGCAGTGGCGTTGACAGCCGCCTCGAGGGCGGCGACGACCGGGCCCATGCCGGCCGGAGCGGTCGAGACGGTGCCGGAGAACAGCTGGGATTCGATGCGCGATTCGGGTCCGGAGATCTCGAAGAGATCAGCCTGGACGCCGAGGCCGTGGAGCGGAACCGCGAGCGCCGGGGCCCCGTAGACGACGGCATGCTCACCGAAGAGGATAGCTTTTGCGTGCGAGTGTCCCTGCGCATCGGGGATCGTGACGATCGGCTGAGTCTGCGTCGTGGGGCCGTCGGCAGGGCCGGGTTCGGTCAGTGGAGGATTCGGCATGCAGATGAGTTCCGGGGTCGGGGTACGGCGTGGGTGAGGCCGCCTAGATTCGACGCAGCCGGGAATCGGGTGCGGTTCTGCGTTTCGGTCATGACCGTCCCATCATATGCCGAACCCCCGTCACCGCCGAAGACGAGGGGCATCCCAGGTGGGTCAGTGTTGCCAACGCCACTGATAGCGCCGAGGTGGCTGTGCCGTGCGACACCTACTGACGAGTACGTCCCAGAGTCTTCTGAGTACGTCCTCAGGTCTGGCGAGTCCGTCCCAAGGTCCATCCGGCCGCAGCATCCTGATCGCGCCAGAAGCGGGCGAAGCGGCCGCCGGCGGCGAGCAGCTCATCGACGGTGCCGTCCTCGACGACCCGACCCTCGTCGAGGAAGATCACCCGGTCGGCGGTGCGGATGCTGCCGAGCCGGTGGGCGACGACGATGCGGGTCCGCGGGGTCGGATCGGCGGTGAGCGCCGCGACGATCGCCGCTTCGTTCTCCGCGTCCAGGGCGCTCGTGGCCTCGTCCACGAGGAGGATCGGCGCGGGTTTGAGCAGCGCCCGGGCGATCGAGACGCGCTGGCGCTCGCCTCCGGACAGGGCGGTGCCGCCCTCGCCGACCTCGGCGTCCCAGCCGCCGGGGATCCGGTCGAGGAGCTCGTCGAGGCGGGCGAGCCGGGCCACCTCGGCGATGCGCTGTTCGGTCGCCGCCGGATGTCCGGTGAGCACATTGGCCCGCAGCGACCCGTCGACGAGGTACGGGTGCTGGAAGACGACCCCGGCCAACGCATGCCGGGCCGTCGCATCGAGGGCGGCGATGTCGACGCCGTCGACGAGCACATGCCCGGCGCTGGGCTCCTGCAGGCCGGCGATGAGCGAGAGGATCGTCGACTTCCCCGACCCCGACGGTCCGACGATCGCCGTCGTCGTGCCGGGTGCGAACTCGAGGTCGAGGCCGACGACGACCTCAGGGGAGTCGGGAGCGTACCGGAAGGCCACCTCGGCGAGGGTGATCCCCGGCGCCGAGGCGGCCTGACCCTGCGTACTGGAGGTGTTGGTGGGGGAGCCGGCCCCGACGAGGGGAGCGTCGAGGACGGTGCGGATGTTGCGCAGCACCCCGGTCGTCGACTCGATCGCGGCGGACAGGCCGGCGAGCGAGGTGAAGGGTTCGAGGTAGCGGATGATGACGACGATGAGCGCGATCGCCTCGGGCACGGTGATCGTCCCGGTCACCGTGAGGTAGGCGGTGGTGCCGGCGAGGACGAGGAGCGCGAGCTGGGAGGCGAGGCCGAAGAGGACCTGGCTGGGGATCTGGAGGAGGAGCACGCGGATGGCGGCCCCGTGCTGGCGGCTCAGGGCGGTGCCGACGAGGCTGCGCTCGCTCTCCGTGCGACGGGAGGCGCGCAGGGCCTGCTGGGTGCGGGCGAACTCGACGACGCGTTCGGTCAGGGCGGAGTTCGTCTCCGCCGCCACACGGTCGGCGCGCCGACCGATCCGCGCCCCGCCGACGAACGCGGCGAGCAGGGTCGGGACCCCGATGAGCGCGGCGAGTGCGAGCGGACCGGAGATAGGGATGAGCGCGATCGCGATCGCGATGGGCAGGAGGATGCCCGAGAGTAGCGGGGTGAGCAGGTAGACGACGATGCCGACGAGGTCGGGCCCGGTCGCTGCGATCGCCTGCCGGGCCGTCGCCGTGTTCGCGGGCGTGAACCAGCTCAGGCGGATCCGGGAGAGGCGGTCGGTGACCGCGTGCTGGGTGGAATCGAGGAGGGCGAAGCCGAGATCCATGCCGATGCGTGAGATCACCGCGTCGATCGCCCACCCGGCCGCCGTGGCTGCGGCGAGGAGCCCCAGCCACGGCCAGGCTCCGGCCGGTTCCGGGCCGAAGAGCGCGGCGATGAGGGGGACGAGGGCGACCGTGCCGAGCGCACGGAGGACGACGCTGATGAGAGTGAGCGTGAGGTGGAGGTACATCCCACGGTGTCGTTCGGTCGGCAGGATCGCCAAGAACGTGCGGATCATCGGGTGGCTCCTTGGGTGCGCGAGGCGTTCGCCGGGCTGGTTTCGCGGGCGTCCCAGAGCCTGCGATAGCGGCCGCCTGCGGCGATGAGTTCGGAGTGCGTGCCGGACTCGGCGACTCGTCCGTGGTCGAGGACGACGATGCGATCGACGTCGGTGATCGTGTGCAGCCGGTGGGCGATGACGAGGACGGTGCGCCCGGCCGCGAGCCGGCCGAGCGCCTGCTGAACGAGGTGTTCGGACTCGGGATCGGCGAAGGCTGTCGCCTCGTCGAGGACGAGGACCGGGGTGTCGGCGAGGATGGCCCGGGCGATCGCGAGCCGTTGGCGCTCGCCGCCGGACAGGGTCGCCTCGGCGCCGATGACGGTGTCATAGCCGTCGGGCAGGCGCAGGATCCGGTCGTGGATCTGTGCCTGCCGGGCCGCGTGAATGATCGCGTCCTCGCTGGCCTCGGGCACGGCGAGGGCGATGTTCTCGGCCACGGTGCCGTGGACGAGCTGGATGTCCTGGAAGACGAAGCCGACCTGTGTGTAGAGCTCGTCGCCGGGCAGAGTCCGGAGGTCGCGGCCGCCGATGCGCACGGCACCCTCGGTGACGTCGTGGAACCGGGCGAGCAGGGCTGCGAGCGTGGACTTGCCCGAACCGGAGGGCCCGACGAGTGCGGTCACCGTGCCGGGTTCGAGGCGCAGGGAGACGCCGGCGATGACGGGCACACCAGGGCGGTAGGCGAAGCCGACACCGTCGAATTCGACGAGACCGGGGGCAGTGGCAGTCGTCGGGGAGGCTTCCCGCTCCGAGGAGGCCGGGTCAGAATCGTCCACCTGCGCCACCTCCAGCTGCTCCTCGTCGAGGGTGTTCTGGATCCGGCGGGCGGCGAGCAGTCCCGTGCTCAGCCCGGACAGGCCGTAGCCGATGCCGAGCAGCCTCGCGCCGAAGGTCGTGCCGAGGAAGAGGAAGGGCAGCAGGTCGATCGGGTCGATGGAACCGGCCACGGTCAGCCAGGTGCCGAGGGCTGCGATGATGAGCAGATAGGTCGCCGGACGGTTGACGAGGTCCATGACCGTCTTGAACGTGGTGAAGGGCCGCTGCCAGTCGGTGAGGAAGCGGACGTACTCGTCGATCCGGGAGCGGAAGCGTGAGGCCGAGGCCCCGCCGAAGACGCGGATGACGGGCTGACCGGCGAGGTAGTTTCCGGCCTCGACGTTCATCTGCTCGGCCCAGGTCAGCGCCTGTTTCGGCTTCGTCCCGGACTGGATGATCATGATGGACATCGTCACGATGTAGACGAGGACCGGCACGAGGAGCGCGAGCGCGATCCGCCAGTCGACGACGACGAGGTAGACGAGGACCGCGACCGGAGCGACGACGGCCTGCACGGCATCCGACACGGCATGCGTGACGAGGTAGTGCAGGGCCAGGGTGTCGTCCTGGACCAGCTGCTTGATCCGGCCGGATCCGCGGTCGACGAACCAGCCGAGCGGCAGCCTGGCCATCGTCGTGAGCAGACGTCGGCGCAGATCGCGTTCGAAGCGGGCGTCGACGAGGTGGAGCCAGAACAGCAGCGCCGCCGAAAGCACGACACCGGAGCCCATGAGCGCGACCGCCCAGATCCCCGTCGCCCACAGGGTCGCCGAATCGGCGTCCGTGAGCAGCTGCCGGGAGAGCTCGACGAGGAGGACGTAGGGGGCGAGTTCGACGACGGTGACGATCGCCTGGAGGATGCCGGCGATCCACAGGGTGGCCTTGAGCGGGGCGATGAGCCGCCCGCCCGCATTCGCCCGCCACGAGCCCTTGGATGCGGCTGGCGCTTCTGCCCTCGCCGAGGTGGGGCTGGGCTCCGCACCTGTCGTCGACTCAGCGGCCACCTCGGCGGGGGTGTCGTCCTTCTTCTCTCCGCGCATCTTGCCGAAGGCCCGGCCTTCGTACCAGTATGCGCGGGCGGTGATCTCGGACTTCGGGAAGCCGAAATCGCCCTTGAGGCGGGCGCGGATGGCCTTGAGCGATCCGGACTCGGGGGCGGTCCAGACCCGCCAATCGGACCAATCTCGGGACTCGATGGCCGCGGCCAGGGAGGAATCGCCTCGGCGGGGGACCCAGCGGACGGTCGCACGGGGATGGTCGCTGAGCGGGATGAGCCGGTCGGTGGCTTCGTGCTCTTCGAGGCAGACCTCGACGGGCACCTCGGCGGGGATCGTCTCAAGGATGGAATTGATCGCGGGGATCGACGCGGAGTCGCCGATGAGGAGGTAGCCGGCGGGCAGCTCATCGGGGATGGTGAACACGGTCGAGCCCATCGAGGCGACCTCGACCCGGGTGCCCACGGTCACGGATTCCGCCCACGCCGAGGCGGGGCCCGCGGGTTCGTGGAGGACGAAGTCGACGGCGAAGGTGCCGGCCTCAGGGTCGGCCTCGGTGATCGTGTACCCGCGCTGGTGTTCGAAGTCGGGGTCGGCGGGGTCGGGGAACCAGAAGCGCAGCCACGCGGTGGGTCCGAGTTCGGCGTCGGTGAAGATCGTCGGCGAGGTCATTCGCACGCGGACGAACTTCGGTGCGAGGCGTTCGACCTCGATGACCTCCGCCTCGTGGTCGCGCAGACCGAAGGCGGACATGATCGCGCCGTTGACACCGCGTTTGGCCATCAGCGGTCCTGAGCTGTCGTGGTTGGGGATGCTGTGGCGAGGGTGGGAGCGCTCGCCGCCTGAACGGCCGAGTCGAGCTCGGCGATCACCTCGGCGACGTTCCGGTCGGGCGGGAGGAGGTCGACGATGCTGCGGACGGTGACCGCGAGCATGAGTCGGGAGTAGTGGGAGGTCTCCAGCTGCGGCAGACGATGGTGGGCCTCCCACAGGCGTTCGTCGGCGCGCATTCCGTCGATCGCCTCTTCCCTCTGGGCATCCCAGCCGGCCGACCTGGCTCGTTGGGCGTCCTCGGCGGCGGCGTGGCCGATCGCCTGGGTGGCGACGGCGCTGGCGAGGACGATCGCGGCGTCGGTCGAATAGCCGCGTGACTCCAGAGCGGCGGTCTCTGCGGACAGGAGTGCGCGTCCGCCTTCGCCGCGGGGGAAGAGGGTCTGGACGTAGGTGACGAGTCCGGGGTGGCCGACGACGAAGTCGTAGAGAGCGATGCCGAAAGCCAGCAGCTGAGTGGGGACGTCGTGAGCGGGATCGTCGGGGAGATCGAGGTCGGCGAGCAGACTCTCACCGACGGCGCGCTCGAGCCCCCACCGGTTCTCGACATGGCGGTACAGCGCCGTGGAGCTCACGCCGAGGCGGGACGCGACGGCCCCGAGGCTGAGCTCGCGCAGCCCGATCTCACGTCCGGCGGCGACGATGTCGGTCAGCTCGATCTGCCGCGGTCTGCCGCCGATGCGCATGGGTCCTCCTGTTCGTGGTGAGCATCAAAGTTGATGCCAATAACTAAGGGTAGGCTAAGCGCAGCGATTCGGCAATGGGTGCGGTCACGGACGGTCGGAGGCGCTTTCGGCCCGGCGCTCGCCTCAGCGGAGTCGGCGCTCGAGATACTCCCGCTCGGCAGGGTCGGTCGTGAGCTCGATCGCACGCCGGTACGCCTCGGCGGCGTCGCCCGTCCGGCCGAGTCTGTCGAGCAGATGCGCCCGGAGGACCCAGGCCGGCTGGAAGGCGCTGATGCGCTTGGAGTCTTTGTCGTCGGTGCCGATGCCTGGCGTGCCGAGGCTCAGCGTATCGAGGGCGGCGAGTCCGGTTTCGGGACCGTCCACCTCGGCGAGGACGGCCGCCCGGGACACCGATCCGCCGAGGCTCGGCGCGAGCGATTCGAGGTCGTCGTGGAGGCGCAGCAGCATCGGCCAGTCAGTCGTCCCGGTCCGGACCCCGGCCATATGAAGGAGCTGGATCGCCGCTTCGAGACCGAAGCGACCGACGTGGCCGCAGCGGTAGACCTCCTTGAGGTGATGTTCGCCGGATTCGGCCAGCATTCGGTCCCACTGCGCTGGGTCCTGGTCGGTCAGGGGCACGAATTCTCCGGCCCCACCTCGGCGGGCGGGGAAGCGGGCGGCCGAGAGGTGGATGAGGGCTGCCAATCCGTGCGATTCGCCGTCGCCGGGGCACAGGCGTGCGAGCAGTCCGGCGAGGTAGACGGCCTCGCCGACCATCCCGGCACGCGGGGTGGGCGCCGCATGCGCCCATGCGATCGCGAAGGCCCCATAGATGGCCTCCTGCACATCTGATAAGCGGGACTCGAGATCGAGCCGATCGGGGTGGCCGAAGCCCACGCCGAGCGCAGCGACCCGCTTCTTCGCCCTGGTCAGACGTGCCGAGACGGTGGCGGCCGGCAGTGCCATGGCCGAGGCGATCTGCTTGCCGGTCATCCCCATCACCGCCGAGAGCATGAGCAGCGGCCGCGCGGGCGGATCGATGTCCGGGTGCGCGCACACGGCGAGGAGTTCGAGGCGACGGTCCGGCAGGGCATCGGGGTCGTGATCGGCAGGATCGGCACCGAGGCGGCCTCCGAGTCGTTCGAGGACCTCGTCGTCGAGCGCGGTCGACGACCGTGTCGCCGCCGACTTCCACGCGTCTCGACGGGCATTGAGCGCCACCCGGTAGAGCCAGCCCTCGGGATTGCCGGGCGGTCCGTCAGCCCGCCACGCGGTGACGGCGCGTTCGAGCGCGGTGGCCAGCGCATCCTCGGCGCCGCAGATGTCCCCGTCGGCGGCCGCAATGAGCGCGATGATCCTGCCCCAGCCGTCCCGGGACAGGATCATCGCCCGCTCGGCAGGATCGGTCATTCCGGCAGGGTCGGTCATTGCGGGCGGGTCCACTGGCCGTCGACGAACGAGGTGGCCGCGGGGCGGACCTCGATGGTGCCGTAGGCCGTGCCGGGGAACTTCTCAGCCCAGGCCAGAGCGGCCTCCTTGTCGGCGACGTCGATGACGACGACCCCGGCCAAGGTCTCCTTCGCAGCGGCGAAGGGACCGTCCTCGATGACGACCTCTCCGGTCTTGCGGGTCACGGTCGTCGCGGTCTGGGCCGGGGTGAGCATCTCCCAGGCGATGAAGACTCCGGCCGAGGTCAGCGCCTGACCGAAGTCGTCCATGAGACGCATCATCTCCTGGATGTCCTCCTCGGTCGGGGCCGGGCCGTCGGCACCGGGTTCGGGGGCGTGGAAGATCAGTGAGTAGCGCATCGCTGTGCTCCGTTCAGTCTGCGGCGGCCGGATTTCGGTCGCTCACAGGGAAGACGATCGAATCCTCGTCGATTCGACACCGTGGCACAGATTATTCCCGATGATCGCTGCGCGGGGTGGAATTCTCCGTGTCGATCCGGGTGAGTGCGGCGACGGCGGTGCGGACGAGGTCGCGGTCGGGTGGATGGCCGTCGAGGTGGCAGTGGATGGTCCACCCTTCGATGAGCGCGTCGACGGCGCGGGCGGCATCGAGGGAGAAGTGTTCGGTGAGCGCGTCCTCGCTGATGCCCATCCACGAGGCGGCGAGCTTCGCCGAGCCCGGCGAGTTCCGGCCGTACGAGTAGAGCTCGAAGATCGCGGCCATCTCCCGTGGGGAGGCGAAGGTGTCCCCGCAGATGATCTCGACGACGGCCTCGCGCGCCTCGGCGAGGGTGGTCGCAGCGGCCAGCCCCTCCCGATACCGCGCCGAGAGTCGGCTGACGAGCAGGGTGAACGCCTCGGTGATGACCTCGTCGATGCCGCCGAAGTGGTAGGTCATCGAGCCCAGCGGCACACCGGCGCGGGCAGCGACCGCACGATGGGAGACCTTCGCCGTGCCGTCGTCGAGGATGAGCTCAAGAGCCGCAATGATGATCCGCTGGCGCCGGTCGGGGTCGTTGGGCACCCCGCTGCGTGCGCTCATCGGATTCTCCTTCTCTCGCGTCCGGGCTCTGGCGCCTCCGACTCCACAGAGTGTACATTTGTACACGTTCGGAGAGTGTGTACGAACGTACTAATCCTTTCGTGACTGACCCCGACCGACCGTGAAGGAGATGATTCGATGCGCGGTTCAGGACCCCGTGACGATGCCGCCCTTGCCGCCCGCTCGGGAGTGCGTCGATCGCGTCCGACGGCGGGGCCGTGGCTGATGGCCGCGTCGACGTCGCTCGGCGCTCGCCGCATCGCACTTCTCGCGCTCTTCTTCCTGCCCGGGATCACGATCTCGTCGTGGGTGACCCGGACACCGTCGATCCGTGACGCCCTCGGCGCTTCGACCGCGGAAATGGGGTTCGTCCTCTTCGGTCTCTCCGTCGGATCGATGATCGGCATCCTCGGGTCCGGACCGCTCGTCAGCCGGTGGGGAGCCAGGCCCGTCGTCCTCGCCGGAACGATCGGAATCATCGCGAGCATGCCGATCGTCGGCCTCGGTGCCGCTGTGGCCGAGCCGTTCGTCGTGGCCGCGGGCCTCGTCGTCTTCGGGCTCGGCATGGGCACGGGCGAGGTCGCGATGAACGTCGAGGGCGCCGAACTCGAAAAGCACCTCGACCGGCCGTTCCTGCCGCTCCTCCACGGTTTCTTCAGCCTCGGCACCGTCATCGGCGCGGTGCTCGGCATCCTCGCCACCGCCGCCGACTTCTCGGTCCTCGTCCATCTGCTGGCAGTCGGCCTCCTCGGCATGATCGTGTTCGTCCCCGCAATGCGCCACGTCCCCGTGGGGACGGGGCAGGTGCCGCGTTCGCGAGAGACCATCCCCGCCGAGGCGGTCCCGCAGTCACCATCGACCCCCGTATGGCGCGATCCCGGGCTCATCGCCATCGGCGTCATCGTCCTCGGAATGGCGCTGGCCGAAGGCACCGCGAACGACTGGCTGCCCCTGGTCATGGTCGACGGACACGGCTTCGCGGCCGCGCTCGGCTCGAGCGTCTACGCGATCTTCGCGGCCGCGATGACGCTCGGTCGGTTCATCGGCGGACCGATCGTCGCCCGATTCGGCCGACCTACCGTGCTCGCGGTCAGCGCGGCGTTCGGGCTGGTCGGCATCGGCCTCGTCTCACTCGTCGACTCGCAGTTCGTCGCGGCGATCGCCGTACTGCTGTGGGGACTCGGAACCTCGCTCGGCTTCCCCGTGGCGCTGTCCGAGGCCGGAGACTCGGGCCCGAACCCGGCGGCCCGAGTGGCTACGGTCTCGACAATCGGCTACCTTGCCTTCCTCGTCGGTCCGCCCTCCCTCGGGCTCGTCGGCGAGCACTGGGGCCTGCGGGCCGCTCTGCTCATCCCGATGGCCATGATCATCCCCGTCCTCATCATCGCCCCGCTGCTGCGCCGGCAAGGACGAGGCCGGAAACGCGACCCTCACACCAGGCCGGTGTAGACAGCTCCCGGGTTGAAGATGTTGTCCGGGTCGAGTGCCCGCTTGATCCGGTGGTTGAGTTCCATGACGTCCTCGCCGAGGTAGGGCGCCAGCCACGGTGCCTTGAGCCGGCCGACCCCGTGCTCGCCGGTGATCGTCCCGCCGAGCCCGGTGGCCAGATCCATCACCTCGCCGTAGGCGATCTGCGCGCGCTTCTGCTGCTCCTCATCCTTCGGATCGAGGACGAGCAGCGGGTGGGTATTGCCGTCACCGGCGTGAGCGATGACCGCGATCGTCACACCGCGGTCGGCGGAGATCTTCTCGATGCCGAGCACCAGGTCCCCGAGCTTCGGCAGCGGCACTCCGACGTCCTCGAGCAGCAGCGCGCCCTTCTTCTCCACGGCGGGGATCGCGATCCGTCGGGCGGTGACGAAGGCTTCGCCCTCCTCGGGGTCGGTGGTGAGATAGCACTCCGAGGCGGCATTGAGCGTACAGATCTCCTCGATCACGGCCGCCTGCACGCCCGAATGCTCACCGGGTTCGTCGGACTGGATGACGAGCATGCCCTCGGCCTCACGGTCGAGTCCCATCTTCAGCTCGTCCTCGACGGCGTTGATCGAGGGCTTGTCCATGAACTCGAGCATCGATGGTCGCATGGCCTTCGCGATGTCGAGGACGGCCTGCGTGGCATCGGCGAGTTTCGGGAACATCGCGACCACAGTCGTCGGGGGCAGCTGGGCGGGGATGAGGCGCAGGGTCACCTCGGTGATGACGCCCAGTGTCCCCTCGGAGCCGACGAAGAGCTTCGTCAGGGGCAGTCCGGCGACGTCCTTGAGCCTCGGTCCGCCGAGCTTCACGGCCCGGCCGTCGGCGAGGACGACGGTCATACCGAGCACATAGTCCGTGGTCACACCGTATTTCACGCAGCACAGGCCGCCGGCGTTCGTGGCGATGTTGCCGCCGATCGAGCAGAACTCGAAGGACGACGGGTCAGGCGGGTACCACAGGCCGTGTTCGGCCGCCGCGGCCTTGACCTCGGCGTTGAAGGCGCCCGGCTGGACGGTGGCCATACGGGTGATGGGGTCGATGGTGATCTCGCGCATCCGGTCGAGTGAGAGCACGATGCCGCCGTTGATCGCCGAGCTGCCGCCCGACAGCCCCGAGCCGGCCCCGCGGGGCACGATCGGGACCTTCGCTTCGGCGGCGATCCGCACGACCGTCTGCACCTCCTCGGTGGAGGTGACGCGGACGACCGCGGCAGGCACCCCGGCATCCGGGTCGTTCGCGCGGTCCCAGCGGTAGGCGTCCATCGAATCGGGATCGGTGATGACCGCCGCAT includes the following:
- the mvaD gene encoding diphosphomevalonate decarboxylase codes for the protein MRATTARAYPNIALVKYWGKADEDLILPAAGSLSLTLDHFETTTTVTPAPDAETDVLELDGALADEGQTSRISVFLDHVRALAGREDRVLVRSRNSVPTGAGLASSASGFAALATAAAAAFDLDLDSRDLSRLARRGSGSACRSVAEGMAVWHAGDDDSSFAESIAAPDMRMIIVTVNRARKAVSSREAMRLTAATSPFYSGWVSSTEDYLTQMIAACAAGDFTRIGEITESHALRMHGLIQSTVPPIRFLNPTSHAIFDAVAEARESGIEAYSTADAGPNVAVIVRPHESEALAGQLAAFGDVRVVGPGPGAHLLDDAEAVPAAGGSPAAGEGSPA
- the mvk gene encoding mevalonate kinase, whose product is MPNPPLTEPGPADGPTTQTQPIVTIPDAQGHSHAKAILFGEHAVVYGAPALAVPLHGLGVQADLFEISGPESRIESQLFSGTVSTAPAGMGPVVAALEAAVNATADAHAEAHPVVELRIRSGIPHSRGLGSSAAVATAIARAVADLRGVELDAAALHGIVQTAETVAHGRPSGIDAWAVAADWPIRFQNHSARPIEVGSPLVFVLADSGRPGSTAQAVGGVRARHDADPVRVGAMIDRLAALSEAAVDDIRAGDRVTIGRHMLEAHELLGHLGVSTPTLDSLVDAATAAGARGAKLTGGGLGGCVLALADGDEAAEELADAMRAAGAPRTWTTEVGPT
- a CDS encoding ABC transporter ATP-binding protein — its product is MIRTFLAILPTERHRGMYLHLTLTLISVVLRALGTVALVPLIAALFGPEPAGAWPWLGLLAAATAAGWAIDAVISRIGMDLGFALLDSTQHAVTDRLSRIRLSWFTPANTATARQAIAATGPDLVGIVVYLLTPLLSGILLPIAIAIALIPISGPLALAALIGVPTLLAAFVGGARIGRRADRVAAETNSALTERVVEFARTQQALRASRRTESERSLVGTALSRQHGAAIRVLLLQIPSQVLFGLASQLALLVLAGTTAYLTVTGTITVPEAIALIVVIIRYLEPFTSLAGLSAAIESTTGVLRNIRTVLDAPLVGAGSPTNTSSTQGQAASAPGITLAEVAFRYAPDSPEVVVGLDLEFAPGTTTAIVGPSGSGKSTILSLIAGLQEPSAGHVLVDGVDIAALDATARHALAGVVFQHPYLVDGSLRANVLTGHPAATEQRIAEVARLARLDELLDRIPGGWDAEVGEGGTALSGGERQRVSIARALLKPAPILLVDEATSALDAENEAAIVAALTADPTPRTRIVVAHRLGSIRTADRVIFLDEGRVVEDGTVDELLAAGGRFARFWRDQDAAAGWTLGRTRQT
- a CDS encoding ABC transporter ATP-binding protein/permease, which produces MAKRGVNGAIMSAFGLRDHEAEVIEVERLAPKFVRVRMTSPTIFTDAELGPTAWLRFWFPDPADPDFEHQRGYTITEADPEAGTFAVDFVLHEPAGPASAWAESVTVGTRVEVASMGSTVFTIPDELPAGYLLIGDSASIPAINSILETIPAEVPVEVCLEEHEATDRLIPLSDHPRATVRWVPRRGDSSLAAAIESRDWSDWRVWTAPESGSLKAIRARLKGDFGFPKSEITARAYWYEGRAFGKMRGEKKDDTPAEVAAESTTGAEPSPTSARAEAPAASKGSWRANAGGRLIAPLKATLWIAGILQAIVTVVELAPYVLLVELSRQLLTDADSATLWATGIWAVALMGSGVVLSAALLFWLHLVDARFERDLRRRLLTTMARLPLGWFVDRGSGRIKQLVQDDTLALHYLVTHAVSDAVQAVVAPVAVLVYLVVVDWRIALALLVPVLVYIVTMSIMIIQSGTKPKQALTWAEQMNVEAGNYLAGQPVIRVFGGASASRFRSRIDEYVRFLTDWQRPFTTFKTVMDLVNRPATYLLIIAALGTWLTVAGSIDPIDLLPFLFLGTTFGARLLGIGYGLSGLSTGLLAARRIQNTLDEEQLEVAQVDDSDPASSEREASPTTATAPGLVEFDGVGFAYRPGVPVIAGVSLRLEPGTVTALVGPSGSGKSTLAALLARFHDVTEGAVRIGGRDLRTLPGDELYTQVGFVFQDIQLVHGTVAENIALAVPEASEDAIIHAARQAQIHDRILRLPDGYDTVIGAEATLSGGERQRLAIARAILADTPVLVLDEATAFADPESEHLVQQALGRLAAGRTVLVIAHRLHTITDVDRIVVLDHGRVAESGTHSELIAAGGRYRRLWDARETSPANASRTQGATR
- a CDS encoding TetR/AcrR family transcriptional regulator, which gives rise to MRIGGRPRQIELTDIVAAGREIGLRELSLGAVASRLGVSSTALYRHVENRWGLERAVGESLLADLDLPDDPAHDVPTQLLAFGIALYDFVVGHPGLVTYVQTLFPRGEGGRALLSAETAALESRGYSTDAAIVLASAVATQAIGHAAAEDAQRARSAGWDAQREEAIDGMRADERLWEAHHRLPQLETSHYSRLMLAVTVRSIVDLLPPDRNVAEVIAELDSAVQAASAPTLATASPTTTAQDR
- a CDS encoding RNA polymerase sigma factor, giving the protein MTDPAERAMILSRDGWGRIIALIAAADGDICGAEDALATALERAVTAWRADGPPGNPEGWLYRVALNARRDAWKSAATRSSTALDDEVLERLGGRLGADPADHDPDALPDRRLELLAVCAHPDIDPPARPLLMLSAVMGMTGKQIASAMALPAATVSARLTRAKKRVAALGVGFGHPDRLDLESRLSDVQEAIYGAFAIAWAHAAPTPRAGMVGEAVYLAGLLARLCPGDGESHGLAALIHLSAARFPARRGGAGEFVPLTDQDPAQWDRMLAESGEHHLKEVYRCGHVGRFGLEAAIQLLHMAGVRTGTTDWPMLLRLHDDLESLAPSLGGSVSRAAVLAEVDGPETGLAALDTLSLGTPGIGTDDKDSKRISAFQPAWVLRAHLLDRLGRTGDAAEAYRRAIELTTDPAEREYLERRLR
- a CDS encoding YciI family protein, producing the protein MRYSLIFHAPEPGADGPAPTEEDIQEMMRLMDDFGQALTSAGVFIAWEMLTPAQTATTVTRKTGEVVIEDGPFAAAKETLAGVVVIDVADKEAALAWAEKFPGTAYGTIEVRPAATSFVDGQWTRPQ
- a CDS encoding TetR/AcrR family transcriptional regulator encodes the protein MSARSGVPNDPDRRQRIIIAALELILDDGTAKVSHRAVAARAGVPLGSMTYHFGGIDEVITEAFTLLVSRLSARYREGLAAATTLAEAREAVVEIICGDTFASPREMAAIFELYSYGRNSPGSAKLAASWMGISEDALTEHFSLDAARAVDALIEGWTIHCHLDGHPPDRDLVRTAVAALTRIDTENSTPRSDHRE